In Blastopirellula sediminis, the following proteins share a genomic window:
- a CDS encoding sialate O-acetylesterase, with protein sequence MASLRILLASALACCWLQTTAADTYPVFILAGQSNMEGKADNALLEHQASDPPTAELFAHWRQDGKWIERDDVSIKFLNRQGPLTIGYGSPNKTGLELEFGYAVGEHYQQPVLLIKTAWGGHSLYQKFRPPSAGLPSDEALEKELAQAQQRVRNNNEKRNRNDPLPTMEEIKAEYGVSYRNMMQEVDSTLKNADTLFPALKGKTPEIAGFVWFQGFNDMFGDDAPGEYAQNMKLLIQDVRKAWNKPNLPVVIGALGQNGSAEPSERMKQVQDAQLSMNDVPEFAGNVKTIRTDVLVDKKAEELIDGWQDHVEEWKKVGSDRAYHYYGSPIWYGRIGKALAAEMLKMQQEQ encoded by the coding sequence GGCTTCACTTCGAATTCTCCTCGCTAGCGCACTGGCCTGCTGCTGGCTGCAAACGACTGCCGCCGACACCTATCCCGTCTTCATCCTGGCGGGGCAATCGAACATGGAAGGGAAAGCGGACAACGCCCTCTTGGAACATCAAGCGAGCGATCCGCCGACCGCCGAGCTCTTCGCCCATTGGCGCCAGGACGGCAAGTGGATTGAGCGCGACGACGTCTCTATCAAGTTCCTGAATCGCCAAGGTCCGCTGACGATCGGATATGGTTCGCCCAATAAGACAGGGCTCGAGCTCGAGTTCGGTTACGCGGTCGGCGAGCACTACCAGCAACCGGTCCTGTTGATCAAAACTGCCTGGGGTGGGCACTCCCTCTATCAAAAGTTCCGTCCGCCGAGCGCCGGCCTGCCCAGCGACGAAGCGCTCGAAAAAGAACTGGCGCAAGCCCAACAGCGCGTCCGCAACAACAACGAAAAACGGAACCGCAACGATCCACTGCCGACCATGGAGGAAATCAAAGCGGAGTACGGCGTCTCGTACCGTAACATGATGCAGGAAGTCGATTCGACGCTGAAGAACGCCGATACGCTCTTCCCCGCGCTCAAAGGAAAGACGCCGGAGATCGCCGGCTTCGTGTGGTTCCAAGGCTTCAACGACATGTTCGGCGACGACGCGCCTGGCGAGTACGCGCAGAACATGAAGCTGTTGATTCAAGACGTTCGTAAAGCGTGGAACAAGCCGAACCTGCCGGTCGTGATTGGCGCCCTGGGACAAAATGGCTCGGCCGAACCGAGCGAGCGGATGAAGCAAGTTCAAGACGCACAGCTGTCGATGAACGACGTGCCGGAGTTCGCCGGGAACGTCAAAACGATTCGGACCGACGTCCTGGTCGACAAAAAGGCGGAAGAACTGATCGACGGTTGGCAGGACCACGTCGAAGAGTGGAAGAAGGTCGGCTCGGACCGGGCTTACCACTACTATGGAAGTCCGATCTGGTATGGCCGGATCGGCAAGGCGCTGGCGGCGGAGATGCTCAAGATGCAACAGGAGCAATAG
- a CDS encoding acyltransferase family protein — MRAPAPKTAPAVEQRPPAKPLERLVWLDAARLLAMGMVALQHLITICDLEPPRVLLGLDPGQIGVAMFFAISGLLAAGGRYGNPINWLSKRLSRIYVPYWIAVAGVLSANYIVQYKPAPLSLVIAEFAGVVGWTHRGDIVGIYFWFVSLLLFCYLLAAVVKFDRRVLPVMIVGSIAWLWWDLGFASNTLAFLTGLSLGQLGKRPSPKLTLAIALLAAVLTLAVNPGFACVTIAGLTILTTAIPFSLHEHAEAIIAKLSELSYHFYLVHVPFYLAADKLFPNRIGLVFLLGTTGAAVGAVALYVMETYVRKGIATLYPSGRPAQTA; from the coding sequence ATGCGAGCCCCTGCTCCTAAAACCGCCCCCGCTGTCGAACAACGCCCGCCGGCCAAGCCGCTGGAGCGTCTGGTTTGGCTTGACGCTGCGCGACTGTTGGCGATGGGGATGGTGGCGCTGCAGCATTTGATCACCATCTGCGACCTGGAGCCGCCGCGGGTGCTGCTTGGTCTCGATCCGGGGCAGATCGGCGTGGCGATGTTCTTCGCCATCAGCGGGCTGCTCGCCGCCGGAGGCCGCTACGGCAATCCGATCAACTGGCTCTCGAAACGGTTGTCGCGGATCTACGTCCCCTACTGGATCGCCGTGGCTGGCGTCTTGTCGGCCAACTACATCGTGCAATACAAACCGGCGCCGCTATCGCTGGTGATCGCCGAGTTTGCCGGCGTCGTCGGCTGGACGCATCGCGGCGACATCGTCGGGATCTATTTCTGGTTCGTGTCGCTGCTTCTCTTCTGCTACCTCTTGGCCGCAGTCGTGAAGTTTGATCGTCGCGTCTTGCCGGTGATGATCGTCGGTTCGATCGCCTGGCTCTGGTGGGACTTGGGCTTCGCTTCTAATACGCTCGCCTTTTTGACCGGGCTATCGCTGGGCCAATTGGGGAAACGTCCTTCGCCGAAACTGACGCTCGCGATCGCCTTGCTGGCGGCGGTTTTGACCTTGGCCGTAAACCCGGGCTTCGCCTGCGTGACGATTGCCGGGCTGACGATCCTGACGACGGCGATTCCGTTCTCGCTGCATGAACATGCCGAAGCGATCATCGCCAAGCTCTCGGAACTGTCGTACCACTTCTACCTGGTCCACGTCCCATTTTACCTGGCGGCCGACAAGCTGTTTCCGAATCGGATCGGGTTGGTCTTTCTGCTGGGTACGACCGGAGCTGCGGTCGGAGCGGTGGCGCTCTACGTGATGGAGACCTACGTGCGGAAAGGAATCGCCACGCTTTACCCAAGCGGGCGACCGGCCCAGACCGCTTAG
- a CDS encoding zinc-ribbon domain containing protein encodes MKSNRQKREQLKAKRARKAQRAHYAAILRGEVRPANAPLINTPIVFKPGNVPCDRSQLAPFGTYSPPAFYENGYDDISYRCADCGVEDVWTAKNQKWWYEVIKGAIYSGAKRCLACRIKRRKIRADANERRLAGLERKQLSRRLLPSSQKRKRKVE; translated from the coding sequence ATGAAAAGCAATCGCCAGAAGCGTGAGCAGCTGAAAGCGAAACGAGCCCGCAAAGCGCAGCGAGCCCATTACGCCGCGATCTTGCGGGGCGAAGTTCGGCCGGCCAACGCCCCATTGATCAACACTCCGATCGTTTTCAAACCGGGAAACGTTCCCTGCGACCGTTCGCAGTTGGCCCCCTTCGGCACGTACAGTCCGCCGGCATTCTACGAAAACGGATATGACGACATCTCGTACCGCTGCGCTGACTGCGGCGTCGAAGATGTCTGGACCGCCAAGAATCAGAAATGGTGGTATGAGGTGATCAAAGGAGCGATCTACTCTGGCGCCAAACGTTGCCTCGCGTGCCGGATCAAGCGACGAAAGATTCGAGCCGACGCGAACGAGCGGCGTCTGGCGGGCCTAGAGCGCAAACAACTGTCCAGACGGTTGCTCCCCTCCTCACAAAAGCGGAAGCGAAAAGTCGAATAG
- a CDS encoding RNA recognition motif domain-containing protein, with product MGKKLYVGNLPYQYGSSELENLFGQYGQVASASVINDRETGRSRGFGFVEMASDGDAVAATEALNGFDVDGRKLVVNEARERERTGGGGGGGYGGGGGGGRGGYGGGGGGGRGGYGGGGGRGGDRGGRGGDRGDRGDRGGDRW from the coding sequence GTGGGTAAGAAGTTGTATGTAGGGAATCTCCCCTACCAGTATGGTTCCAGTGAGCTGGAGAACCTGTTTGGTCAATATGGTCAGGTCGCTTCGGCGAGCGTGATCAACGATCGCGAAACGGGCCGTTCGCGCGGTTTCGGTTTCGTGGAAATGGCGTCCGACGGCGATGCCGTTGCGGCGACCGAAGCTTTGAACGGTTTTGACGTCGACGGCCGTAAGCTGGTCGTGAACGAAGCCCGCGAACGTGAACGCACCGGCGGCGGTGGCGGCGGCGGTTACGGTGGCGGCGGCGGCGGTGGTCGCGGCGGCTACGGTGGCGGCGGCGGCGGTGGACGCGGCGGTTACGGCGGCGGCGGTGGCCGTGGCGGCGATCGTGGCGGACGCGGCGGCGATCGTGGCGATCGTGGCGACCGCGGTGGCGATCGCTGGTAA
- the argH gene encoding argininosuccinate lyase produces MARVSPSQSGVFNTEADQRVERFTESVSFDRRLYAVDISGSIAHAQMLADVGVLTAEEAGQIETTLLAIKAEIDAGDFEFQQSLEDVHMNIEKQLVDRLGDVGRKLHTGRSRNDQIATDTRLWVREAIDAIDERLETLQRAFVGRCDADAEILLPAYTHLQRAQPVLAPHYWLAYVEKLARDRTRLADCRRRVNICSLGTAALAGTTLPINRHNVAQRLGFEDVARNSLDVSSDRDYLLEFAFCLTLIAEHLSTWADEWVLWSTVEFNFIKLPQQFCTGSSIMPQKINPDVCELVRGKSARVIGNLQSLLVLVKGLPLAYNRDLQEDKEPLFDSYDTVSACLELAAPIVAGAELKVESIRSRLDRGFLDATTLMEHLIKLGTPQRTAHHQIGALVKQAMEADCRLADLPLEAFQALNPSLDESVYDVLGVDKAVAAFQSYGSTAPSEVKKQVRYWKEQLNLD; encoded by the coding sequence TTGGCACGCGTCAGTCCATCACAGAGCGGGGTCTTTAACACGGAAGCGGACCAGCGCGTCGAACGTTTTACCGAGAGCGTCAGCTTCGACCGCCGGCTTTACGCGGTGGACATTTCTGGCTCAATCGCTCACGCCCAGATGCTAGCGGATGTAGGCGTATTGACGGCGGAAGAGGCCGGCCAGATCGAAACGACCCTGCTGGCGATCAAGGCCGAGATCGACGCCGGCGACTTCGAGTTTCAACAGTCGCTCGAAGACGTCCATATGAATATTGAGAAGCAGCTGGTCGACCGCCTTGGCGATGTCGGCCGGAAGCTGCACACCGGTCGCAGCCGCAACGACCAGATCGCCACCGATACCCGGCTCTGGGTTCGCGAGGCGATTGACGCGATCGATGAGCGGCTGGAAACCTTGCAGCGCGCCTTCGTCGGTCGCTGCGACGCCGACGCCGAGATCCTGCTTCCCGCCTATACCCATTTGCAGCGCGCTCAGCCGGTTCTGGCTCCGCATTACTGGTTGGCCTACGTCGAAAAGCTCGCGCGCGATCGGACTCGCTTGGCCGATTGCCGCCGCCGCGTCAACATTTGCAGCCTGGGAACGGCCGCTTTGGCCGGCACCACCCTGCCGATCAATCGCCACAACGTCGCCCAGCGACTTGGGTTTGAGGATGTGGCCCGCAACAGCTTGGACGTCTCGAGCGATCGGGACTACCTGCTGGAGTTCGCGTTCTGCCTGACGTTGATCGCTGAACATCTCAGCACGTGGGCCGACGAATGGGTCCTGTGGTCGACCGTCGAATTCAACTTCATCAAGTTGCCGCAGCAGTTCTGCACCGGCTCTTCGATCATGCCGCAGAAGATCAATCCCGACGTCTGCGAACTGGTCCGCGGAAAAAGCGCCCGGGTGATTGGCAATTTGCAGTCGCTGCTGGTCCTGGTGAAAGGGTTGCCCCTCGCCTACAACCGCGACCTGCAAGAAGACAAAGAGCCGCTGTTCGACTCGTATGACACGGTCTCGGCCTGCTTGGAACTCGCGGCGCCGATCGTCGCCGGAGCCGAGCTAAAGGTCGAATCGATCCGGTCGCGGTTGGATCGCGGATTCCTCGACGCGACGACCTTGATGGAGCACCTGATCAAGCTGGGAACGCCGCAGCGAACGGCTCACCACCAGATTGGCGCCCTGGTCAAACAGGCGATGGAAGCCGACTGCCGGCTGGCCGACCTGCCGTTAGAAGCGTTTCAAGCGTTAAATCCGTCGCTCGACGAGAGCGTATACGACGTGCTGGGGGTCGATAAGGCGGTCGCCGCCTTCCAAAGTTACGGCTCAACTGCCCCGAGCGAGGTCAAGAAACAGGTTCGTTATTGGAAAGAGCAATTAAACTTGGACTAG